In Formosa haliotis, the sequence GACTTATTAAATTTACACACAGTTGTAGTAACGGGTACTTTCAGCCCAAGAACAGCTCTAGAGTCTAACACTGCTGTTAGCACCTTAAATACTAAGGAAATTCAACAGGTATATCCGCAAGGCACTGCTAATTTATTACAAAATATTACCGGCACTTATACCGATGCTTCTGCTGGCGAAGTATTTACGAGGGTGTATACTAGAGGTGTTTCGGCGGCTGCCGAAGACGATATGGGATGGTACTATGTGTCTTTACAAGAAGATGGTTTACCTGTAAGTTTGGTACAACACTCCTATTACGGTTCCGATTTATTTAATCGCACCGATTTAACCACGCAACGCGTGGAAGCTTTGAGAGGTGGAAGTGCATCTATTACCGCTATGAATGCCCCTGGTGGTGTTTATAACTTTATTTCTAAAACTAATACAGAAGCTTTAGGGGGTGAAATTCAGATTCAAACCGGAGTTCAAGGGGAAGGCAATTTAATGTACAGAGTCGATGGGATCTATGGTGGAGATTTAGGTAACAATTGGTCTATAAACTTTGGTGGCCATTACAGGCATGATGAAGGTGCTAGAAATACCGATTTCACTTTTAATAAAGGCGGACAACTTAAGTTTAACGTTATTAAAGAAAACTCGCGCGGGTATTTTAAACTTTACGGAAAATATTTAAACGATTATACTAACCGATATACTGGCGTTGCTGCTACAAATTGGGATAACCCTAAAGCTGCCTTTGGCCAAAATTTTAATTATACTGCCTTAATGATGCCAGGATTTAGTGCACAAATTCCAGACGGAAGGTATTTAAGTGAAGGTAAAACCAATAGTTTCGATCCTTCAAAAGGTGCACATGTTAAAGATTTAGCAGTTGGATTTGATTTCTTTCAATATTTAGGCAACCAATGGACTATAAAAAATAATGTAAAGTTCTCCTCTAAACGTGCCAATTGGCAAACCTCTATAAGTAATGCTTTTGTATCGATTAGCGATCCAACGGCGTACTATCTTATAAGTAACGGAAATCCGTTTCCTGTTGGACAAATTGTATTTCGAGATGCCAATTCTGGCAACGAGCTAGCTAGAATAGATAATAGTGGTATTTTCTCTGGAAATCCTTCTGAATATTTAACCAATGGAAGACTACCTAATGATGCTATTATGGGAACCTCGACCTGGTATAAAGATAATGACGCGAACGAAATCATGCAGCAATTAACGCTTAGAAAAGCGTGGGATAAGCATGATTTAAATATGGGGCTAGCTTCTGGATTTTCGGACACCTCTGTGTTCACTCAAGGCAGTTTTGCATTTTCAACGTACGAGAATAATCCGCGTATGCTACAAGTAACTTTAGAAAACCCAAATGAAGCCGTTGTTGCCTTATCCGATCGTTTTGGGGTAAGTAATTACGGTGGATTATTTTTTACTAACAGCAGTGCTAAAGTCACGCAACTGGCTGCTTTCGCCAACGACCATTGGACAATAACCGATAAGCTTAAATTGGATTTGGGATTGCGATACGAATCCATTACGCATAAAGGTAGCAATGACAGATTTGCGCCGTTTACCCAAGTAGGTGGATTAGATGGCAATGAAAACACAGCGTACGACAACAATATTTTACAACCTACGGGGGCGCAAGACGACTTTAACTTCACCTATAATTACCTGTCTTATTCTGGAGGAATCAATTATGAAGTTACTGAAGATGCAGCAGCATTTGCACGTGTTTCCAAAGGCCATAAAGCACCAGAATTGAATTACTATTTCAACAACTTCTCGAATGTCCCTATCAACAAAAAAGGAGAAGTACAAGATATCAATCAAATCGAATTAGGGTTTAAATCTAGTTTTAAAACCATTTCGTTTACTACTACTTTATTTTGGAGTGAACTTAAAAACATTGGAGTTTCAAATTTTGAATTTGATGAGGAAACCAGTAATATTTTCTATACGCCAATTCAGTTTAACACCTCTAGAACTGTGGGCTTAGAATGGGAAAGTGTGTATGCACCTTTTGAACATTTTGCCTTTCGTTTTAATGGTGTTATCCAAAACCCAAAGGCTACAAATTGGAAGGTTTATGATGCAGCTGGTACGGTTGATACTGGCGATGATAGCATTACCGATTATTCTGGAAACACCTTGGCTTTTAATCCTAAATTGATGTTTAATTTAAATGCAGAATACAACAAAAACAAAGTGTCATCTTTTATTAAATGGCAATATATGGGCACACGAGAAGGAAATGTGGCCAATGCGTTTCAATTAAACCCCTATAGTATTTTTAGTGCGGGGTTTGGCTATCAGTTTACCACTAATATATCGGCAAATGTACTCGCTACAAACCTATTTAATTCAGACGGATTGGCTAATTTCTTAGGAGCCAACACCTTTGGAGCCAATGCCAATGGTGCTACTCCAGAATATATTGAAGCTAATCCCGATGCTAGTTTTGTTGTAGTGCCTGTTTTACCACGAGCAATGCTCTTACAATTAAACTACAGTTTCTAGTGGCCTCTGTAAAGTGAGACATTAATGTAAAAAAAAGAGGCTGTCTAAAAAGAGTAAAAATTCGTCATTCTGAATTTATTTCAGAATCTCATCATATATATAACGTGATTGTATAAGATTATTTGGGTGGTTCAAGCAACTAATTTAGCAAATACAAACCGAATAGAAAATCCTTGCGGATTTTCTATTCGGTTTGCAGCAGCAATTAATTTTATACGGGGTTGTACACCGTTTTTTATTGTTTTATATATTCCTTTGTTTTAAAGAAAGTTCTTGTGTCATTAAACACTTTGTCAGTTTTATAATCAATCAGCCACATATTGACTTTAAGTTCATTCAGTAATTCGTATTCCAATCTTACAAATCCGTATTTCTCTGAAAAATAGCTTGTCAGTTTTGTAATTCCAATATTTGATTTAGCAGTACTTTCAATAATATAACAGTTAATATTTCCGATTTCAGTGTTGACAGTTTTCTTATCGGTTATTTTGTAATTATAGGTTAATAGTAATTCTCCTTCCCACTTTCCCCACATTTCATTTCCCCAACCTTCTCCGATAAGCATTTGGTCAGTCCATTCTGTCCCAATTTCGAGTGGACTTTTTATAAATGGAAAAGGTGCAGTTTCCAATGAATTGAAAAATCCTTCTCGGATTGGATGAATCCAAACATTGTTGCTATTTTCAACTGCTCCTGTTGACGATAAAGAAGCGTACATTGGCTCTTCTAAATAAGAAATTTGAGTTTGATTTTCATTTGTTCTGTTAGTGTCTTCAACTGGCTTTACCAATAAATGAATTTTGTCAGTTCCTATACTGTCTGATTTTGTTTGTACAAGCTCAAAATCGACTTCTCTTTTCTTTTTTTCTTGATTGTGTCTGCTTCTATTTTTTTTCAGTTTATACTTTTTGTCTTTTATAATAATTTCATAGTCATAAACGAAAACACTTCCTGGTTTATAAATTTTATTATTTAAGTCAATACTATCTTCTTCAATTATAACGGAATCGTATTGTTGAGAATATCCGATTTGAACTAAAATCAGGAATATAAAAGTCAATTTTGAGTTCATAAATTTCGTTTTTTTTGGTCAAATGGTGTACAACTAATGAAATGAGAACCTGAATCACGTTCAGGTTGACGAAACCTCTACTTTTTAGACAGCCTTCTTTATATTCTTTAAAATTACTTTTTCTCGTTTTCTAATTCTTCTAAAGTCCAGTAATCTTCTCTATGTTCTGAATTTTTTCTAGCTTTACGCACCACATTTTTATGAAAACCTCCTACATCATTCATGGCTCTTACATAACTTAATACATCTGCAATCCATTGATCGTCATTAGAATTCAATGCCATCATAATACCATATTCTTTACCATCTACAGGGCCTATTAGTCCGTTTAAAAGAATCTTACTAAGTAAATCTGTATCGTCGCCAATCACTCTTGGGCTACCAATTAAAGACGGTGCCACCAGTGTTCCATCTTCCATAGCTTCTCCTTTTAAATCGGCACCATGACAAGTCACACATAATTGGTTGTACGAATCGTATCCTCTAAGAACACTTCGTTTTTCGTTCACATTTCTTCCGCTTAAGCGTTGCTTTAATTGTTCTAATTTAGAATCGTCTTTCTTTAAACTCTCCACCACACTATGCGTAATAATTTCATTATCCTTAGCCTGTTCTCCAATAGCTTCCAGTAATGCCGTAGCCTCTTTGGCTTTGCTATAACGTAAACTTAAAGCCAATTGATTCACAACATCTATGGATGAGTCTGATGTTAACGCTTCTAAATTTTTAATAATATCGGTATCTCCAGATTTTAAAAATGTTTCACTCAATCTTATCGCAGTTAAACGTACGCGAGGGTCTTCATCTTTAAATTTTTGTAAAATAATATCTTTATCTACAACGCCCAACCCTTCTAAAGTCCACAGTGCATGCACGCGCTGAATTCCTAGATCTTTATCTGTTCCAAACAAATTATCCCAAAACGATTCGTTATTTATAGCCACCTCTTTTAATTCTGGAATGACACTGCTGTCTTCCTTTAAAATAATTAATTTCTGAGCCGTGTTACGATACCAACCATTTGGATGTCCTAAAAATGGCACCAATTCTGAAGCACTTTTATTTAACAATTCTGGTTTTGTATCTGGTTTAATATCCTCATGAACAATTCTATAAATTCGTCCTTTTCCTATATTTTTATCCAATTCTTTACGTATAATCACCGGGCGTAAAGAGCTTCCCTTTCTTGTCCAGTTACTTTCTTGAATAATGCCTCGGTACATATCTACAATATACAAAGCGCCATCAGGGCCTGTTTTAGCTTGTGTGGGTCTAAAATTCAAGTCTGTAGACGCCATGAATTCAGCTTGATCGTAGGCATTATACAATACTTTTTTACCATTCTCTACTTTTACTTTTGCTCTACGGATTAGTCGTCCCACAGGTTCTGGAATAAATAAATCGCCATACAATGAAGGTGGTAATTTGTGTCCTCTATAAATTTCTTGTCCGGCAACGCCTGTAAAATGATTTAAGGTATTATCTGGACGTAATCGTTTTGGACCTCCCTGAACATCGGGTGTTCCTACTACTGGCCAAGGCTCCATAAATCCTTCTGCCAATCGTCCTTTCGGATTATAATCGCCGTACACCGCAGGTTGTTGAAATCCGTAAGCTGGATTTTCTGCACCGGCTGAAGAGTAGTACATATTTCCCATATCGTCTTGGGTTAATCCCCATTGTCCGCTAGGCATATTATCAAGAGAATCTACAACTACTTTATTTTTTGTAAACTTAAAACGGATAGGATTGTACGTGGTATATACCCAGTTATCCAGGTTCCAGATTAAACCACTTTGTTGGTGTTCTAAATTTCCACCTCGTCGGTTTGGATTATAATACACACGTTCTTTGGTATCGGCTACCCCATCGTTATCGGTGTCTTTGTAACTCCACAAATCGTACGAATAGGTTTCATTAACAATCAATTCATTTTCTAGGGGTAATATCATTCTTGGTAGCATAAGACTATCAATAAAGACGGTGCTTTTATCCATTTTTCCATCCCCATCTAAATCTTCAAGTAATTTAATTCGGCTAACAGGCACATTGGTTCCGGTACCATCTACATCCTGCATATAGGTATTCATTTCGGCCACATACATACGTCCGTCTCCATCCCAAGCCAAAGTAATAGGTTCATCTACCATAGGTTCGCTTGCCACCAATTCGGCCTTATACCCTTCTGGTAAATAAAAGGTTTTCATACTTTCTTCTGGAGATAAAAAAGCTGAAGATGCCTCTTTTATAATTTCAGGTTTTTCATAAATTTTATCAACGTATTCTTTCTTCTTTTCTTTACAATTAGAAAAAAGAAAACCTATCAATAAAACAGGCAACATGTTTTTAATCATCATTCTTTTAGTTTAATTAATTAGAGTTAGTTAGTTAGTTAGTTAGTTAGTTTTTAGTCATACATCCTTTTGAATATTTCTTTTTGAAAACTGAAAACCCAAAATAATATAATGGAAGTAATCTCAAATATAAAGATCTCTCGCCACATGCTCGTACAGTTTTTTTCAGTGAAAAATATTGTACTTTACGATGAAACCTCGGCTTTCATAACACCGTAATACGCTCTTTTAAATGAATAGCTTCAGACGAACTCCCTACCAAAATCTCGAAGGTTCCGGGCTCTACTGTCCAATTCATGTTTATGTCTAAAAGCTCCAAATCTTCTGGTTGTAAGGTAAAATGAACGGTTTTGGTTTCGCCTGGTTTTAAAGTAACTCTATCGAAGCCGCGAAGTTGCGACTCGTAAGTCGTTACGCTACTCACCTCATCTTTTATATACAATTGAACAACCTCGTCTCCGGTACGTTTTCCTGTATTTTTCACTTTAAATGACACGTATATAGCGCTTTGGGAGTGTTTTGTTTTCTGATTAACAACTAAATCACTGTATGAAAATGTTGTATAACTTAGTCCGTATCCAAACGGATATAACGGCCCCAACACACGTGTGTTGCCATAACCATTAGGTCCGGCTCCAGGTTGCCCCGCTTGCGATCCGGGTTTATATGGAAAATTCAGTGGAATTTGTCCAACCGATTTTGGAAAGGTTACCGTTAATTTTCCGCCTGGATTATAAGCTCCAAACAAGGTTTCGGCAATAACTTCGCCTGCCGCTGTACTTGGGAACCAAGCTTCCAAAATTGCTGGCAGAAACTTATTTTCCCAATTAATGGTTAGCGGCTGTCCGTTAATTAGCACTAAAACCACAGGTTTTCCTGTTGCATACAAGGCTTGAACAAGTTGAAATTGCCGTCCAGGAAGTCCTAAGCTAGTTCGCGATTTGGTTTCACCCACACGTTTATCATCTTCACCAACTACAGCAATAATAATGTCCGATTTTTCGGCTTGCTTTACAGCTTCAGCAATACTTGCTTCTTCGGATGCCGAAAGTGGTGTTGGAATAATTTCACTACCTGGCCAATCGGGATCTACAATATCACAGCCTTTTACATACTGTACTTCGGCTTTATCTTTGGCATAGTTTTTTATCCCTTGATACACCGAGGTTGACGGATTATCGGCAGGACCATAACGACTGTAGGTAAAACTCACCTCGTCCGCCAAAGGCCCCGTTACCAATATATGTTTTATATTATTAACGTCTAAAGGCAACAGATTATTTTCATTTTTAAGCAGTACTAAAGATTCTCTATTGATTTGTTTTGAAAATTCTTCATCGGCTGCAGTATGC encodes:
- a CDS encoding DUF7133 domain-containing protein — its product is MMIKNMLPVLLIGFLFSNCKEKKKEYVDKIYEKPEIIKEASSAFLSPEESMKTFYLPEGYKAELVASEPMVDEPITLAWDGDGRMYVAEMNTYMQDVDGTGTNVPVSRIKLLEDLDGDGKMDKSTVFIDSLMLPRMILPLENELIVNETYSYDLWSYKDTDNDGVADTKERVYYNPNRRGGNLEHQQSGLIWNLDNWVYTTYNPIRFKFTKNKVVVDSLDNMPSGQWGLTQDDMGNMYYSSAGAENPAYGFQQPAVYGDYNPKGRLAEGFMEPWPVVGTPDVQGGPKRLRPDNTLNHFTGVAGQEIYRGHKLPPSLYGDLFIPEPVGRLIRRAKVKVENGKKVLYNAYDQAEFMASTDLNFRPTQAKTGPDGALYIVDMYRGIIQESNWTRKGSSLRPVIIRKELDKNIGKGRIYRIVHEDIKPDTKPELLNKSASELVPFLGHPNGWYRNTAQKLIILKEDSSVIPELKEVAINNESFWDNLFGTDKDLGIQRVHALWTLEGLGVVDKDIILQKFKDEDPRVRLTAIRLSETFLKSGDTDIIKNLEALTSDSSIDVVNQLALSLRYSKAKEATALLEAIGEQAKDNEIITHSVVESLKKDDSKLEQLKQRLSGRNVNEKRSVLRGYDSYNQLCVTCHGADLKGEAMEDGTLVAPSLIGSPRVIGDDTDLLSKILLNGLIGPVDGKEYGIMMALNSNDDQWIADVLSYVRAMNDVGGFHKNVVRKARKNSEHREDYWTLEELENEKK
- a CDS encoding TonB-dependent receptor; protein product: MNTLKFFMPLLILANTLIISAQSTFNGIIKDSNNTPIEGVNIILNSSLYSVSNAQGAFTIKNIPNGTYAFNISHIGYKSIHDTLTFNSTTKTQSYVLTTDLLNLHTVVVTGTFSPRTALESNTAVSTLNTKEIQQVYPQGTANLLQNITGTYTDASAGEVFTRVYTRGVSAAAEDDMGWYYVSLQEDGLPVSLVQHSYYGSDLFNRTDLTTQRVEALRGGSASITAMNAPGGVYNFISKTNTEALGGEIQIQTGVQGEGNLMYRVDGIYGGDLGNNWSINFGGHYRHDEGARNTDFTFNKGGQLKFNVIKENSRGYFKLYGKYLNDYTNRYTGVAATNWDNPKAAFGQNFNYTALMMPGFSAQIPDGRYLSEGKTNSFDPSKGAHVKDLAVGFDFFQYLGNQWTIKNNVKFSSKRANWQTSISNAFVSISDPTAYYLISNGNPFPVGQIVFRDANSGNELARIDNSGIFSGNPSEYLTNGRLPNDAIMGTSTWYKDNDANEIMQQLTLRKAWDKHDLNMGLASGFSDTSVFTQGSFAFSTYENNPRMLQVTLENPNEAVVALSDRFGVSNYGGLFFTNSSAKVTQLAAFANDHWTITDKLKLDLGLRYESITHKGSNDRFAPFTQVGGLDGNENTAYDNNILQPTGAQDDFNFTYNYLSYSGGINYEVTEDAAAFARVSKGHKAPELNYYFNNFSNVPINKKGEVQDINQIELGFKSSFKTISFTTTLFWSELKNIGVSNFEFDEETSNIFYTPIQFNTSRTVGLEWESVYAPFEHFAFRFNGVIQNPKATNWKVYDAAGTVDTGDDSITDYSGNTLAFNPKLMFNLNAEYNKNKVSSFIKWQYMGTREGNVANAFQLNPYSIFSAGFGYQFTTNISANVLATNLFNSDGLANFLGANTFGANANGATPEYIEANPDASFVVVPVLPRAMLLQLNYSF